Part of the Flavobacteriales bacterium genome, TTTTAGAAATTGATCGCCCACCCCAAAACGCAAGCGAGCGTATTTAGTATGCCCCAAATAATAGTTGATATCTTTCAATCCGTTGTGACCTCCGTCAGAGCCTTTCCCTCTTAGTCGTAAAGTGCCAAAAGGTAAAGCTATATCATCGGTAACCACCAAAACATTTTGTAAGTCAATTTTAAGGTGCTGAAGCCAATAATTGAGTGCCTTGCCGCTCAGGTTCATAAAGGTAGTTGGCTTAATAAGATGGAAGGTTCTGGCCTTATGTTTTAACGAGGCATAATGGGCATGTTTTTCCTCCTTAAAAGAAGTATTGGACAACTCTGCTAGAGTGTCCAATACTTTAAATCCTATATTGTGTCGTGTATTTTCATACTTGACACCAGGGTTTCCTAATCCTACAATGAGGTATTTCATTGTTTAAAGATAGAAAAAAATTATTCTGCAGCTGGGGCTTCAGCAGCTGGAGCATCTCCTCCTTCAGCTGTTTCGCCTTCTTCGCCT contains:
- the pth gene encoding aminoacyl-tRNA hydrolase encodes the protein MKYLIVGLGNPGVKYENTRHNIGFKVLDTLAELSNTSFKEEKHAHYASLKHKARTFHLIKPTTFMNLSGKALNYWLQHLKIDLQNVLVVTDDIALPFGTLRLRGKGSDGGHNGLKDINYYLGHTKYARLRFGVGDQFLKGQQAQYVLSEWTADEQADLQERIEQATKMILSFGTIGLAHTMSNFNGK